One region of Brassica napus cultivar Da-Ae chromosome A10, Da-Ae, whole genome shotgun sequence genomic DNA includes:
- the LOC106412410 gene encoding protein GAMETOPHYTE DEFECTIVE 1-like isoform X2 produces MAFFDLSIPYSYPSPSGGKELIVPNKLRVKLATKAMELGYVGIAHSHSIEGAMSEKDSCTIPLLTLGSLVKAAPRLASSVAFHRGLLNVPRSTPFRQYTRVTVILESKAQCLALNSGNPVLKSYDIVAVRPMNQYAFDQACAKAEVDVISIDFSNLQFRLMHPLVKAAVKRGVYFEIKYSLLLSDAEKRRQVISNAKLLVDWTKGKNLIISSGSPSVTELRGPNDVINLMSLLGLSSERARAAISVNCRNMIAKVLKKKRFHKEAVKVELLSSSATFSLEQPLSGDCMKWDPLSSGEGDLLLEDLAKAFEATTRPVAQKAFDFTSDRNGLPSRGFRIGNILGTEPLTQSPAAKIIDGPVLCKNQVSEVCMADSVSSVDNLGENETISQIDMLVSEDDNKVEPTTNVPLSSQGRGVLVQDEAAALFSLIRCTESDAASDVNMQTELDSEDKSMSLSKSDHGIQQSHVENLNMETIGVDDEFPVDGANKEGAGFCHANIEQPTSSGVDEMKIDGSLEANHNEYMEVTVEDVTHETEAVGQDHDQLSRLEFSETELGEEPSVQYDITMEDKKETETNQQAHVKYNARNSGKARAKRSWVRLTILQPLKPFLLQRFKRISKRRKHIRA; encoded by the exons ATGGCGTTCTTCGACCTAAGCATCCCCTACAGCTACCCATCCCCATCAGGCGGGAAAGAACTCATCGTCCCAAACAAACTCCGCGTAAAGCTCGCCACCAAAGCCATGGAGCTCGGCTACGTCGGAATCGCGCACAGCCACTCGATCGAAGGCGCAATGTCGGAGAAAGACTCCTGCACGATCCCTCTCCTCACCCTCGGATCTCTCGTCAAGGCCGCTCCGCGACTAGCTTCCTCCGTCGCGTTCCACCGCGGCTTACTCAACGTCCCTCGATCCACTCCGTTTCGGCAGTACACTCGCGTCACCGTGATACTAGAGAGCAAGGCTCAGTGTCTGGCGTTGAACTCAGGGAATCCGGTTTTGAAGAGCTACGATATCGTTGCGGTTAGGCCGATGAATCAGTACGCGTTCGATCAGGCTTGTGCGAAAGCTGAGGTTGATGTTATCTCGATTGATTTCTCGAATTTGCAGTTTCGGTTGATGCATCCGTTGGTTAAAGCTGCTGTTAAG CGTGGGGTTTACTTTGAGATCAAGTACTCTCTTCTCTTGAGCGATGCTGAGAAGAGGAGACAAGTTATATCCAATGCTAAG TTACTGGTGGATTGGACTAAGGGGAAGAATCTGATTATATCGAGTGGTTCTCCTTCAGTCACGGAACTTAGAGGTCCTAACGATGTTATTAATCTCATGTCATTGCTTGGACTCTCTAGTGAGAGAGCCAGAGCTGCAATTTCAGTTAACTGTAG GAATATGATAGCCAAGGTTTTGAAGAAGAAGCGGTTTCACAAAGAAGCTGTCAAGGTTGAGTTGCTTTCTTCTAGTGCAACGTTTAGCCTCGAACAGCCTCTCTCTGGAGATTGTATGAAATGGGATCCTCTTTCGAGTGGCGAAGGTGACTTGCTTTTGGAAGATCTCGCAAAGGCTTTTGAAGCCACCACACGTCCTGTGGCGCAAAAAGCGTTTGATTTCACCTCTGATCGTAATGGCTTGCCGTCACGTGGTTTCCGGATCGGTAATATTCTAGGAACTGAGCCTTTGACTCAGTCACCTGCGGCTAAGATTATTGACGGACCAGTTCTCTGTAAGAATCAAGTTTCTGAAGTGTGTATGGCTGATTCAGTTTCATCTGTTGATAATCTCGGGGAAAACGAAACCATTAGCCAAATTGACATGCTGGTTTCTGAAGATGACAACAAAGTGGAACCTACAACGAATGTCCCACTGTCTAGCCAGGGACGGGGAGTTTTGGTGCAAGATGAAGCAGCTGCATTATTTTCATTGATAAGATGTACAGAGTCAGATGCAGCTTCTGATGTTAACATGCAGACTGAGTTGGATTCTGAAGATAAATCAATGTCGCTATCAAAAAGTGATCACGGGATCCAACAAAGTCATGTTGAAAATTTAAACATGGAAACTATTGGTGTTGATGATGAATTCCCAGTGGACGGAGCCAACAAAGAAGGAGCTGGTTTTTGTCATGCTAATATTGAGCAACCTACATCCTCTGGTGTTGATGAGATGAAAATCGATGGTTCTTTGGAAGCGAATCACAACGAGTACATGGAGGTGACAGTGGAAGACGTGACGCATGAAACAG AGGCGGTTGGACAAGACCATGACCAATTATCAAGGTTAGAGTTCAGTGAGACAGAGCTTGGGGAAGAGCCATCGGTTCAATACGATATAACCATGGAAGACAAGAAGGAAACCGAAACTAATCAACAAGCCCATGTCAAGTACAATGCCAGAAACTCAG GTAAGGCACGAGCTAAGAGGAGTTGGGTTAGATTAACGATACTACAACCTTTGAAGCCTTTTCTACTACAACGTTTCAAACGAATTagtaaaagaagaaaacatataaGAGCTTGA
- the LOC106413939 gene encoding zinc finger protein CONSTANS-LIKE 5, translating into MCGHVSPSIASGDTCPCFLYSEDIVAPPLPHDIDHHHLFLPPPSLMMSHHSLFAAEAVSGFGYFGSGTNSGGGSSSCDSPSSMGSGGDSLMMHRSVSSHNGFYGNLPTTAHDFVSDHDGPVRQSLSAGDPPRSSRRESSTVWSESNAIIEGMTKAYKYSPEEKKEKIEKYRSKRNLRNFNKRIKYECRKTLADSRPRIRGRFARNDEMSQEQVDVVEAVVGDVDTWASFLESFSANHFLN; encoded by the exons ATGTGTGGACACGTAAGCCCCTCCATAGCCTCCGGCGATACCTGTCCATGTTTCCTATACTCCGAGGACATAGTGGCTCCTCCTCTGCCGCATGAtattgatcatcatcatctgttCCTGCCTCCGCCGTCTCTTATGATGAGCCACCACTCACTATTTGCGGCCGAGGCAGTTTCAGGGTTTGGTTACTTTGGTTCTGGCACTAACAGTGGCGGCGGAAGCAGCAGCTGTGACTCACCGAGCTCGATGGGGAGCGGCGGAGACAGTCTTATGATGCACAGGAGTGTTAGTAGCCATAATGGCTTTTATGGTAATTTACCGACGACGGCCCACGATTTCGTTAGCGATCATGATGGGCCAGTCAGACAGTCCCTTAGCGCCGGAGATCCGCCG AGGAGTAGCCGAAGAGAGAGCAGCACGGTGTGGAGTGAGAGTAATGCAATAATCGAAGGAATGACCAAAGCCTATAAGTATAGTCCtgaggagaagaaagaaaagatcgAAAAATATCGTAGCAAACGCAATCTTAGGAATTTCAACAAGAGGATTAAG tATGAATGCAGGAAGACATTAGCGGACAGTCGGCCAAGAATAAGAGGAAGATTTGCAAGGAATGATGAAATGTCACAAGAACAAGTTGATGTAGTTGAAGCCGTGGTTGGAGATGTTGATACGTGGGCATCTTTTCTTGAATCTTTCTCTGCTAATCACTtccttaattaa
- the BNAA10G29610D gene encoding uncharacterized protein BNAA10G29610D, whose product MEKVSSPSSSRRSAYLEALTQEIKKKLTRAVVSPAQTRNLLQDLFADIALEVDERAKDVLLSKEEDVISDEADTDGPLCFFDVLADYYVKVSERGKDILDLMVQLWSQSFASHIFSLLFHKWLFEVELENQEILLRYSSALVQGATNVFWIDIQTNTRRFQTLFRYLLEEVALEPTRLKNIPIQAQRELYLLLSRFIFFYNSVDRLDSFLRNFPEFPNAFLVGGAGDFLVIELTDQLQKLKVEPVLLHYLSQMKILQGMELRMTTSTRLKACLYSFTSPGGPMYPTRAVRHAAWDALDSLFPVGRYPRHLISLFFRLLYPWYWPSSCWNFVVSCIKAVLYSIVRLIFSRREKPRQS is encoded by the exons ATGGAGAAAGTTTCGTCGCCGTCTTCTTCACGGAGGTCTGCTTATTTGGAAGCTCTTACACAAGAGATTAAGAAGAAGCTTACTCGG GCTGTTGTCTCTCCAGCGCAAACACGCAACTTGTTACAAGACTTGTTTGCTGATATAGCTCTCGAAGTCGACGAGCGTGCCAAAG ATGTGCTACTTAGCAAAGAGGAGGATGTGATATCTGATGAGGCAGATACTGATGGTCCGTTATGTTTCTTCGACGTGCTTGCTGATTATTATGTCAAAGTGTCTGAGAGAGGGAAAGACATACTTGATTTGATGGTTCAGCTCTGGAGCCAGTCCTTTGCCTCACACATTTTCTCTCTTCTGTTCCATAAATGG CTGTTTGAGGTTGAGCTTGAGAATCAAGAAATACTCCTGCGGTATTCTTCTGCTCTGGTGCAGGGAGCTACAAATGTATTCTG GATAGACATCCAGACAAATACAAGACGCTTCCAAACTCTCTTTCGG TATCTTCTCGAGGAAGTTGCTTTGGAGCCTACCAGATTGAAAAACATTCCCATTCAG GCTCAGAGGGAACTGTATCTCTTGCTCTCGCGGTTCATTTTCTTTTACAATTCAG TGGACAGACTCGATAGCTTCTTGAGGAACTTCCCGGAGTTTCCTAATGCCTTCTTGGTTGGAGGAGCTGGAGACTTCCTTGTTATAGAACTTACTGATCAG CTGCAAAAATTGAAAGTTGAGCCAGTACTGCTACACTATCTTTCTCAGATGAAGATTCTTCAAG GTATGGAACTGAGAATGACAACTAGCACGAGGTTGAAGGCGTGTTTGTACAGTTTTACCTCTCCCGGAGGTCCAATGTACCCTACAAGGGCTGTCCGTCATGCAGCCTGGGATGCTTTGGATTCCCTCTTTCCC GTTGGGCGTTACCCGAGGCACCTCATCAGTCTATTTTTCAGGCTGCTATATCCGTGGTACTGGCCATCCTCGTGCTGGAACTTTGTGGTTTCTTGCATTAAAGCGGTACTCTATTCCATCGTAAGGCTCATCTTTTCAAGGCGAGAGAAGCCAAGGCAGAGCTAA
- the LOC106412410 gene encoding protein GAMETOPHYTE DEFECTIVE 1-like isoform X1, giving the protein MAFFDLSIPYSYPSPSGGKELIVPNKLRVKLATKAMELGYVGIAHSHSIEGAMSEKDSCTIPLLTLGSLVKAAPRLASSVAFHRGLLNVPRSTPFRQYTRVTVILESKAQCLALNSGNPVLKSYDIVAVRPMNQYAFDQACAKAEVDVISIDFSNLQFRLMHPLVKAAVKRGVYFEIKYSLLLSDAEKRRQVISNAKLLVDWTKGKNLIISSGSPSVTELRGPNDVINLMSLLGLSSERARAAISVNCRNMIAKVLKKKRFHKEAVKVELLSSSATFSLEQPLSGDCMKWDPLSSGEGDLLLEDLAKAFEATTRPVAQKAFDFTSDRNGLPSRGFRIGNILGTEPLTQSPAAKIIDGPVLCKNQVSEVCMADSVSSVDNLGENETISQIDMLVSEDDNKVEPTTNVPLSSQGRGVLVQDEAAALFSLIRCTESDAASDVNMQTELDSEDKSMSLSKSDHGIQQSHVENLNMETIGVDDEFPVDGANKEGAGFCHANIEQPTSSGVDEMKIDGSLEANHNEYMEVTVEDVTHETGDNNIILPNLSSSETTELLRESSNSLISPEAVGQDHDQLSRLEFSETELGEEPSVQYDITMEDKKETETNQQAHVKYNARNSGKARAKRSWVRLTILQPLKPFLLQRFKRISKRRKHIRA; this is encoded by the exons ATGGCGTTCTTCGACCTAAGCATCCCCTACAGCTACCCATCCCCATCAGGCGGGAAAGAACTCATCGTCCCAAACAAACTCCGCGTAAAGCTCGCCACCAAAGCCATGGAGCTCGGCTACGTCGGAATCGCGCACAGCCACTCGATCGAAGGCGCAATGTCGGAGAAAGACTCCTGCACGATCCCTCTCCTCACCCTCGGATCTCTCGTCAAGGCCGCTCCGCGACTAGCTTCCTCCGTCGCGTTCCACCGCGGCTTACTCAACGTCCCTCGATCCACTCCGTTTCGGCAGTACACTCGCGTCACCGTGATACTAGAGAGCAAGGCTCAGTGTCTGGCGTTGAACTCAGGGAATCCGGTTTTGAAGAGCTACGATATCGTTGCGGTTAGGCCGATGAATCAGTACGCGTTCGATCAGGCTTGTGCGAAAGCTGAGGTTGATGTTATCTCGATTGATTTCTCGAATTTGCAGTTTCGGTTGATGCATCCGTTGGTTAAAGCTGCTGTTAAG CGTGGGGTTTACTTTGAGATCAAGTACTCTCTTCTCTTGAGCGATGCTGAGAAGAGGAGACAAGTTATATCCAATGCTAAG TTACTGGTGGATTGGACTAAGGGGAAGAATCTGATTATATCGAGTGGTTCTCCTTCAGTCACGGAACTTAGAGGTCCTAACGATGTTATTAATCTCATGTCATTGCTTGGACTCTCTAGTGAGAGAGCCAGAGCTGCAATTTCAGTTAACTGTAG GAATATGATAGCCAAGGTTTTGAAGAAGAAGCGGTTTCACAAAGAAGCTGTCAAGGTTGAGTTGCTTTCTTCTAGTGCAACGTTTAGCCTCGAACAGCCTCTCTCTGGAGATTGTATGAAATGGGATCCTCTTTCGAGTGGCGAAGGTGACTTGCTTTTGGAAGATCTCGCAAAGGCTTTTGAAGCCACCACACGTCCTGTGGCGCAAAAAGCGTTTGATTTCACCTCTGATCGTAATGGCTTGCCGTCACGTGGTTTCCGGATCGGTAATATTCTAGGAACTGAGCCTTTGACTCAGTCACCTGCGGCTAAGATTATTGACGGACCAGTTCTCTGTAAGAATCAAGTTTCTGAAGTGTGTATGGCTGATTCAGTTTCATCTGTTGATAATCTCGGGGAAAACGAAACCATTAGCCAAATTGACATGCTGGTTTCTGAAGATGACAACAAAGTGGAACCTACAACGAATGTCCCACTGTCTAGCCAGGGACGGGGAGTTTTGGTGCAAGATGAAGCAGCTGCATTATTTTCATTGATAAGATGTACAGAGTCAGATGCAGCTTCTGATGTTAACATGCAGACTGAGTTGGATTCTGAAGATAAATCAATGTCGCTATCAAAAAGTGATCACGGGATCCAACAAAGTCATGTTGAAAATTTAAACATGGAAACTATTGGTGTTGATGATGAATTCCCAGTGGACGGAGCCAACAAAGAAGGAGCTGGTTTTTGTCATGCTAATATTGAGCAACCTACATCCTCTGGTGTTGATGAGATGAAAATCGATGGTTCTTTGGAAGCGAATCACAACGAGTACATGGAGGTGACAGTGGAAGACGTGACGCATGAAACAGGTGACAATAATATTATTCTTCCTAACTTATCCTCCTCTGAGACTACCGAATTACTAAGAGAATCGAGTAACTCTCTCATCAGTCCAGAGGCGGTTGGACAAGACCATGACCAATTATCAAGGTTAGAGTTCAGTGAGACAGAGCTTGGGGAAGAGCCATCGGTTCAATACGATATAACCATGGAAGACAAGAAGGAAACCGAAACTAATCAACAAGCCCATGTCAAGTACAATGCCAGAAACTCAG GTAAGGCACGAGCTAAGAGGAGTTGGGTTAGATTAACGATACTACAACCTTTGAAGCCTTTTCTACTACAACGTTTCAAACGAATTagtaaaagaagaaaacatataaGAGCTTGA